The following proteins come from a genomic window of Actinomarinicola tropica:
- a CDS encoding cytochrome P450 yields the protein MTDTTADPTSGRRTRDEQPIFGDTPEGSHIWQRVPYDPDDYGPVEDYRTDFDHAWPEYNATAPEVWKELREGGCPVAHSDRYGGMWAPITHETVHEISYDTDHFTSRAVIVSVGRPGDLALPAPIGGAPPITSDPPFHAVARRLLLPAFAPKQIEPWEDEVRRLCVKLLDEMGDITPGETVIDAAVQYAQHIPVNVIGRMLGFPPEDEALFRKFVHDALERINEEPGTREGLSDLGEYIGRQIDDHRENPRDDLTTYLLNVEIDGTPATDDMVGGMIVLLLIAGVDTTWSAIGSSLWHLAQNQEDTQRLVDDPDVMTFALEEFLRAYAPVTMARLVAEDIDFHGCPMKKDDWVLLPFPAANRDPLQFEDPDTFIIDRAKNRHAAFGLGIHRCLGSNLARLELKVAIEEFVRRFPAFELAGDVRWSVGQVRGPRELPVRILQVAD from the coding sequence ATGACCGACACCACCGCCGACCCGACGTCGGGTCGACGCACCCGCGACGAGCAGCCGATCTTCGGCGACACGCCCGAAGGCAGCCACATCTGGCAGCGCGTCCCCTACGACCCGGATGACTACGGCCCGGTCGAGGACTACCGCACCGACTTCGACCACGCCTGGCCCGAGTACAACGCGACGGCCCCCGAGGTCTGGAAGGAGCTGCGCGAGGGCGGCTGCCCCGTCGCCCACTCCGACCGCTACGGCGGCATGTGGGCGCCCATCACCCACGAGACCGTCCACGAGATCTCCTACGACACGGACCACTTCACGAGCCGCGCCGTCATCGTCAGCGTCGGCCGACCCGGCGACCTGGCCCTTCCTGCGCCGATCGGCGGCGCGCCGCCCATCACCAGCGACCCGCCCTTCCACGCCGTCGCCCGACGCCTCCTCCTGCCGGCGTTCGCCCCGAAGCAGATCGAGCCGTGGGAGGACGAGGTCCGCCGCCTGTGCGTGAAGCTCCTCGACGAGATGGGCGACATCACCCCCGGCGAGACGGTCATCGACGCCGCGGTGCAGTACGCCCAGCACATCCCGGTCAACGTCATCGGCCGGATGCTCGGCTTCCCGCCCGAGGACGAGGCGCTCTTCCGCAAGTTCGTTCACGACGCCCTCGAGCGCATCAACGAGGAGCCGGGCACCCGTGAGGGCCTGAGCGATCTCGGTGAGTACATCGGCCGCCAGATCGACGACCACCGTGAGAACCCGCGCGACGACCTCACGACCTACCTGCTGAACGTCGAGATCGACGGCACGCCGGCCACCGACGACATGGTCGGCGGCATGATCGTCCTGCTGCTCATCGCCGGCGTCGACACGACCTGGTCGGCCATCGGCTCGTCGCTGTGGCACCTGGCCCAGAACCAGGAGGACACCCAGCGCCTCGTCGACGATCCCGACGTGATGACGTTCGCGCTGGAGGAGTTCCTCCGGGCCTACGCACCGGTGACGATGGCCCGCCTCGTCGCCGAGGACATCGACTTCCACGGCTGCCCGATGAAGAAGGACGACTGGGTGCTCCTGCCGTTCCCGGCCGCCAACCGGGATCCGCTCCAGTTCGAGGACCCGGACACGTTCATCATCGACCGGGCGAAGAACCGCCACGCCGCCTTCGGCCTCGGCATCCACCGCTGCCTCGGCTCGAACCTGGCCCGACTCGAGCTCAAGGTCGCCATCGAGGAGTTCGTGCGGCGCTTCCCCGCCTTCGAGCTCGCCGGCGACGTGCGCTGGAGCGTCGGTCAGGTCCGCGGCCCGCGCGAGCTGCCCGTCCGCATCCTCCAGGTCGCCGACTGA
- a CDS encoding polysaccharide deacetylase family protein — MTSSRRDTGPTLAERLGYRPDDRVVIVNCDDLGSSHAANDAIRRSMGDGAASSTTLMVPCPWAAHAAADPPGEDVGVHLTLTSEWDGYRWGPITPGASLLDAEGRMPRTIEEVWAQADLDEVRTELRAQVEQALRWGLDVTHLDSHMGTVQLDARYFDVYLELAVELDLPMRLSGWSSEKLIGFEFRQRTADAGVVAPDHLVGKDVLARAGDLRPGVTELYLHPATDTPELRALAPDNPRRIEDAAMLAPGGPLAETLERAGAHVISYRALRDLQRAG, encoded by the coding sequence ATGACCTCGTCCCGCCGCGACACCGGACCGACCCTCGCCGAGCGACTCGGGTACCGACCCGACGACCGGGTCGTGATCGTCAACTGCGACGACCTCGGGTCGAGCCACGCGGCCAACGACGCCATCCGCCGCTCGATGGGCGACGGCGCCGCCAGCAGCACGACGCTGATGGTGCCGTGCCCGTGGGCGGCGCACGCCGCCGCCGACCCGCCGGGCGAGGACGTCGGCGTCCACCTCACACTCACCTCCGAGTGGGACGGCTACCGGTGGGGGCCGATCACGCCGGGCGCCTCGCTGCTCGACGCCGAGGGACGGATGCCCCGCACGATCGAGGAGGTGTGGGCGCAGGCCGACCTCGACGAGGTGCGGACCGAGCTGCGAGCCCAGGTCGAGCAGGCCCTGCGCTGGGGGCTCGACGTCACCCACCTCGACAGCCACATGGGCACGGTCCAGCTCGACGCCCGCTACTTCGACGTCTACCTCGAGCTCGCCGTCGAGCTCGACCTGCCGATGCGGCTCTCGGGCTGGTCGAGCGAGAAGCTCATCGGCTTCGAGTTCCGGCAGCGCACCGCCGATGCGGGTGTCGTGGCGCCCGACCACCTCGTCGGCAAGGACGTCCTCGCCAGGGCCGGCGACCTGCGCCCCGGCGTCACCGAGCTGTACCTCCACCCCGCCACCGACACGCCCGAGCTGCGGGCCCTGGCCCCGGACAACCCCCGCCGGATCGAGGACGCCGCGATGCTCGCCCCCGGCGGCCCGCTCGCCGAGACCCTCGAGCGCGCCGGCGCCCACGTCATCAGCTACCGAGCGCTACGCGACCTCCAGCGCGCCGGCTGA
- a CDS encoding GNAT family N-acetyltransferase, which translates to MDDVRSGPDGERFELRPYRPGDEDALMAVCLGTGASGEDATDVFRLDPRLLSEIYLLPYLALESELATVVADGDDRPVGYVLGALDTAAFEAVAEERWWPALRERFPLGSMPEDAPEAALVRRIHEPGSTAPDVLVDHPSHLHVDLLPVAQGRGLGRRLLQRLFDQLAAAGSTGVHLGVSRANERAIGFYRAMGFVEWPTERSGALTFVRRMSA; encoded by the coding sequence ATGGACGACGTGCGCTCGGGACCCGACGGCGAGCGGTTCGAGCTACGCCCCTACCGGCCCGGCGACGAGGACGCCCTGATGGCCGTGTGCCTCGGCACGGGTGCGTCGGGCGAGGACGCCACCGACGTGTTCCGCCTGGACCCCCGGCTGCTCTCGGAGATCTACCTGCTGCCGTACCTGGCGCTGGAGTCCGAGCTGGCGACCGTGGTGGCAGACGGTGACGACCGGCCGGTCGGGTACGTGCTCGGCGCGCTCGACACGGCGGCCTTCGAGGCCGTCGCGGAGGAGCGGTGGTGGCCGGCGCTGCGCGAGCGGTTCCCGCTCGGTTCGATGCCGGAGGACGCGCCCGAGGCGGCGCTCGTCCGGCGGATCCACGAGCCGGGGTCGACCGCACCGGACGTCCTGGTCGACCACCCCTCGCACCTGCACGTCGACCTGCTGCCGGTGGCGCAGGGTCGGGGGCTCGGTCGGCGCCTGCTCCAGCGGCTGTTCGACCAGCTCGCCGCGGCGGGGTCGACGGGCGTGCACCTGGGTGTGAGCCGGGCGAACGAGCGGGCGATCGGCTTCTACCGGGCCATGGGGTTCGTCGAGTGGCCGACCGAGCGGTCGGGTGCGCTGACGTTCGTGCGGCGGATGTCGGCATGA
- a CDS encoding glycoside hydrolase family 20 zincin-like fold domain-containing protein, whose translation MSEIDELFPQPRHVDRFDADVRCSAPVEVVHDPSLPEQGYEVHVTADRAVLTHADDDGRRYGEQTLDQLRADDGTLPAVDIRDHPDIAVRGAMLDVSRDRVPTRSTLERLVGILAAARYNHLQLYVEHTFAYRDHEDVWRDASPLTVSDMEWLDDLCEAHGIELVTNQNSFGHMGRWLALDRYRPRAECPDGVEIVPGVRWPPGVLAPTEENAAFALDLVREQMAAVRSRTVNIGCDETFELGRGASASRVAEVGLGIVYGEHLARLVRPLLEHGCAVQVWADVLAHHPDARALLPEGDVTALVWNYDPPGAPVPELRPRQAALLDALGIDLAEPADFASRLAPFADSGIATWVVPGTSSWNSLVGRLDDARANLLDAARAGAAAGVGGFLVTDWGDGGHHQPPSVSDPAWLYGGAVAWCAETNADLDVAAVVDRAVTGDATGTIGRVLDEIGAVHGRTGAVVRNASPLCAALFPHHGLMVGGTADPDAVREVIVTLERARDELARARPTAADGGTIVAELDVAIGLARHGALRMLGGAAPDELRADLAALIEPYREAWLDRSRPGGLADSVAHLERTLATYA comes from the coding sequence ATGAGCGAGATCGACGAGCTGTTCCCGCAGCCCCGCCACGTCGACCGTTTCGATGCCGACGTACGGTGCTCGGCGCCGGTCGAGGTCGTGCACGACCCGTCGCTGCCGGAGCAGGGCTACGAGGTCCACGTCACGGCGGACCGCGCCGTCCTCACCCACGCCGACGACGACGGTCGGCGTTACGGCGAGCAGACGCTCGACCAGCTGCGGGCCGACGACGGCACGCTGCCGGCGGTCGACATCCGCGACCATCCGGACATTGCGGTGCGCGGGGCGATGCTCGACGTCAGCCGCGACCGCGTGCCGACCCGGTCGACCCTCGAGCGCCTCGTCGGCATCCTCGCCGCCGCTCGGTACAACCACCTCCAGCTCTACGTCGAGCACACGTTCGCCTACCGCGACCACGAGGACGTGTGGCGCGACGCCTCGCCGCTGACCGTCTCCGACATGGAGTGGCTCGACGACCTGTGCGAGGCGCACGGCATCGAGCTGGTCACGAACCAGAACTCGTTCGGGCACATGGGCCGGTGGCTGGCGCTCGACCGGTACCGCCCGCGGGCCGAGTGCCCCGACGGGGTGGAGATCGTGCCGGGCGTGCGCTGGCCGCCGGGGGTGCTGGCGCCGACGGAGGAGAACGCGGCGTTCGCGCTCGACCTGGTGCGTGAGCAGATGGCGGCGGTGCGGAGCCGCACGGTCAACATCGGCTGCGACGAGACCTTCGAGCTCGGGCGCGGTGCGAGCGCGAGTCGGGTGGCGGAGGTCGGCCTCGGCATCGTCTACGGCGAGCACCTCGCCCGCCTCGTACGGCCGCTGCTCGAGCACGGGTGCGCGGTGCAGGTGTGGGCCGACGTGCTGGCGCACCACCCCGATGCCCGGGCGCTCCTGCCCGAGGGCGACGTGACCGCGCTGGTGTGGAACTACGACCCTCCCGGGGCGCCGGTGCCGGAGCTGCGGCCCCGGCAGGCGGCGCTGCTCGACGCCCTCGGGATCGACCTGGCCGAGCCGGCCGACTTCGCGTCGCGGCTGGCGCCGTTCGCCGACTCGGGGATCGCCACGTGGGTCGTGCCCGGGACGTCGTCGTGGAACTCGCTCGTCGGTCGCCTCGACGACGCCCGGGCCAACCTGCTGGACGCGGCGCGGGCGGGGGCCGCCGCCGGGGTCGGCGGGTTCCTCGTCACCGACTGGGGCGACGGCGGGCACCACCAGCCGCCGTCGGTGAGCGACCCGGCCTGGCTGTACGGCGGTGCCGTGGCGTGGTGCGCGGAGACGAACGCCGACCTCGACGTGGCCGCCGTCGTCGACCGGGCCGTCACGGGCGATGCGACCGGGACGATCGGTCGGGTGCTGGACGAGATCGGCGCCGTGCACGGTCGGACCGGCGCCGTGGTGCGGAACGCCAGTCCGCTGTGCGCGGCGCTGTTCCCGCACCACGGCCTGATGGTCGGCGGGACGGCTGACCCGGACGCGGTGCGCGAGGTGATCGTGACGTTGGAGCGGGCGCGGGATGAGCTGGCTCGAGCCCGGCCGACCGCGGCGGACGGCGGCACGATCGTGGCCGAGCTCGACGTCGCGATCGGCCTCGCTCGACACGGCGCGCTGCGGATGCTCGGAGGCGCGGCACCGGACGAGCTGCGGGCGGACCTGGCGGCGCTGATCGAGCCCTACCGGGAGGCGTGGCTCGACCGCAGCCGTCCGGGCGGACTGGCCGACAGCGTCGCCCACCTCGAGCGCACCCTCGCGACCTACGCCTGA
- a CDS encoding serine hydrolase domain-containing protein, with protein sequence MTGLTGNTDPRFQGLADIVERQLESGYDLGASLAVAVDGEVVTDCWGGWADEARTRPWEADTITNVWSTTKTMTALSALMCIDRGLVDPHEKVATYWPEFGVNGKADIEVRHLMSHTSGVSSWAAPFGVEDLFDDERATAHLAAQEPWWEPGTASGYHALNYGHLIGEVIRRVDGRGLKEFFAEEVAGPLGADFTIGCPTSEHGRIAPVIPPPPVELPASDAVTDLDSVAMKTFMTPGAGAETANTDGWRAATIGGANGHGNARSVATIQAAVSNGGVASGVKLLSPATIERIFEPQSDGPDLAIGLPVRFGIGYALANPADMLGIASGRCCFWGGWGGSIVLNDLDNRITLAYVMNRMQAGILGNETSAALLAEYRSIVA encoded by the coding sequence ATGACGGGGCTGACGGGCAACACGGATCCCCGCTTCCAGGGGCTCGCCGACATCGTCGAGCGGCAGCTGGAGAGCGGGTACGACCTCGGGGCGTCGCTGGCGGTGGCGGTGGACGGCGAGGTGGTCACCGACTGCTGGGGCGGCTGGGCCGACGAGGCCCGGACCCGGCCGTGGGAGGCCGACACGATCACGAACGTCTGGTCGACGACCAAGACGATGACGGCGCTGTCGGCGCTGATGTGCATCGACCGGGGGCTGGTCGACCCGCACGAGAAGGTCGCGACCTACTGGCCCGAGTTCGGCGTGAACGGCAAGGCCGACATCGAGGTCCGGCACCTGATGAGCCACACCTCGGGCGTGTCGAGCTGGGCCGCGCCGTTCGGCGTCGAGGACCTCTTCGACGACGAGAGGGCCACCGCGCACCTGGCCGCGCAGGAGCCGTGGTGGGAGCCGGGGACGGCATCGGGCTACCACGCGCTCAACTACGGGCACCTGATCGGCGAGGTCATCCGCCGGGTCGACGGCCGGGGGCTCAAGGAGTTCTTCGCCGAGGAGGTCGCCGGCCCACTCGGGGCGGACTTCACGATCGGCTGCCCGACCAGCGAGCACGGCCGCATCGCCCCGGTGATCCCGCCACCGCCAGTCGAGCTGCCGGCGTCCGACGCCGTGACCGACCTCGACAGCGTGGCGATGAAGACGTTCATGACCCCGGGCGCCGGCGCGGAGACGGCGAACACCGACGGCTGGCGGGCGGCGACGATCGGCGGCGCCAACGGCCACGGCAACGCCCGCTCGGTGGCGACGATCCAGGCCGCGGTGTCGAACGGCGGGGTGGCCTCGGGCGTGAAGCTGCTGTCGCCCGCGACGATCGAGCGGATCTTCGAGCCGCAGTCGGACGGGCCGGACCTGGCGATCGGCCTGCCGGTGCGGTTCGGGATCGGCTACGCCCTGGCGAACCCCGCGGACATGCTCGGGATCGCGTCGGGGCGGTGCTGCTTCTGGGGTGGGTGGGGCGGCTCGATCGTGCTCAACGACCTCGACAACCGGATCACGCTCGCCTACGTCATGAACCGCATGCAGGCGGGGATCCTCGGCAACGAGACCAGCGCCGCGCTGCTCGCGGAGTACCGCTCGATCGTCGCCTGA
- a CDS encoding DoxX family protein, which yields MASRSRGSTVRTLLRWLLGGALLGAGTGHLTTQREEFQAQVPAWFPLDEDLVVVGSGVVELALGAALIGLPRHRVLVGTIVAAFFVIIFPGNVAQWVEGKDGFGLDTDAKRFARLFFQPVLVAWALGSTEAWRAWREGTWPRSPGR from the coding sequence ATGGCGAGCAGGTCCCGAGGGTCGACGGTGAGGACGCTGCTGCGCTGGTTGCTCGGTGGGGCGCTGCTCGGGGCCGGCACCGGCCACCTCACGACCCAGCGCGAGGAGTTCCAGGCGCAGGTGCCGGCGTGGTTCCCGCTCGACGAGGACCTGGTCGTCGTGGGTTCGGGCGTGGTCGAGCTGGCGCTCGGCGCCGCGCTGATCGGCCTGCCGCGCCACCGGGTGCTGGTCGGCACGATCGTGGCGGCGTTCTTCGTCATCATCTTCCCCGGCAACGTCGCCCAGTGGGTCGAGGGCAAGGACGGGTTCGGGCTCGACACCGACGCCAAGCGGTTCGCCCGGCTGTTCTTCCAGCCGGTGCTCGTGGCGTGGGCGCTGGGGTCGACCGAGGCGTGGCGCGCCTGGCGTGAGGGCACCTGGCCCCGGTCACCTGGCCGCTGA
- a CDS encoding YecA family protein, translated as MKLSDAIDGWLAERPMTLRELAERAVATGLLVDELDDEGFGPVDEVEDVISRSDAYWTRGDESSDGEVVLTRTFLETGMTLTHRVTEEEAVAGAVAEMPDLSVVLFDRRDGLLLDDASGRVVADDSDPRSPSIVGPEGWIERVQPGDLLAFTRTDGVLSVEVVDEAELGDGAAEIDALRGAAANWIGAGRGEEETPVVMEAMARDASLFRRPVPPLGELLDAAGYERRGHEWGRADEPWRTRQERAAGRDEEVRRRYGLEGCCDRAYARVDAAWRLYLRAEPVDGAALADDLGHGMVAPAFAHVHEDVATLVAEFADELAGTTSGRHAAPAVALAGLGRLRAGDPEGAVARLDAAVAAAPDLEGAAATLAVLEMDRGNVSRARSLVAGADVELGVVELVEDEQRRRAALVPSAGRNDPCPCGSGRKFKKCCGAGGGAAAVSGLAARVPLVLQRLGHFALGPDGHPVRVGLALSASDGHDDVLGAMERFLFDPFLVDVALHEGGLGDAYLAQRGVLLEADEVALIEVMLVEPRRVWEIVEVVVDESLTLRDTGSGDVVVVRERAGTRGREVGELLLARVAEVAGGRMMFGVPVVVPLRERERVLAVLDEWVDADGLASWFGSLFLPPRLQTREGEELVLRLTVCELVGDVASEVVEAALDDAFERAGEEPFWREMATVDGGDRIVRGTVRMEEGVLVVESTSVERQERILATLDGVFDYVVVEDEEADLRDAPPDRDVSPGPAWDELPAEVQEVVAAQMAEYEERWVDEPVPALGGLTPREALDDPTRREDLIALLREMRAMRPPDGAVGMSADRIEGLLGIDE; from the coding sequence GTGAAACTGTCGGATGCGATCGACGGGTGGCTCGCCGAGAGGCCGATGACGCTCCGGGAGCTGGCCGAGCGGGCCGTCGCGACGGGGCTGCTCGTGGACGAGCTCGACGACGAAGGGTTCGGCCCCGTCGACGAGGTCGAGGACGTGATCAGCCGGTCCGATGCCTACTGGACCCGTGGGGACGAGTCGAGCGACGGGGAGGTCGTCCTCACCCGCACGTTCCTCGAGACGGGCATGACCCTCACCCACCGGGTGACCGAGGAGGAGGCCGTCGCGGGTGCCGTGGCGGAGATGCCGGACCTCTCGGTGGTCCTCTTCGACCGTCGGGACGGCCTGCTGCTCGACGATGCCAGCGGTCGTGTGGTGGCCGACGACTCGGATCCGAGATCGCCGTCGATCGTCGGCCCGGAGGGGTGGATCGAGCGGGTGCAGCCGGGCGACCTGCTCGCGTTCACCCGCACCGACGGCGTGCTGTCGGTCGAGGTCGTCGACGAGGCCGAGCTGGGCGACGGGGCCGCGGAGATCGACGCGCTACGAGGCGCGGCGGCGAACTGGATCGGCGCCGGGCGCGGCGAGGAGGAGACGCCGGTGGTGATGGAGGCGATGGCTCGCGATGCGTCGCTGTTCCGTCGCCCGGTGCCGCCGCTCGGCGAGCTGCTCGACGCGGCGGGCTACGAGCGACGCGGCCACGAGTGGGGACGGGCGGACGAGCCGTGGCGGACCCGCCAGGAGCGGGCCGCGGGCCGCGACGAGGAGGTGCGCCGCCGCTACGGGCTCGAGGGGTGCTGCGATCGGGCCTACGCCCGGGTGGACGCGGCCTGGCGGCTGTACCTGCGAGCCGAGCCGGTCGACGGCGCCGCACTGGCCGACGACCTCGGCCACGGGATGGTGGCGCCAGCGTTCGCCCACGTCCACGAGGACGTGGCGACCCTGGTCGCAGAGTTCGCCGACGAGCTGGCGGGGACGACGTCGGGGCGCCACGCCGCTCCGGCTGTCGCCCTGGCCGGGCTCGGTCGGCTCCGCGCCGGCGATCCGGAGGGCGCCGTCGCACGTCTCGACGCGGCGGTGGCGGCCGCACCTGACCTCGAGGGTGCCGCGGCGACGTTGGCGGTGCTGGAGATGGATCGGGGGAACGTGTCTCGGGCCCGGTCGCTGGTGGCAGGTGCCGACGTCGAGCTGGGCGTCGTCGAGCTCGTCGAGGACGAGCAGAGGCGGCGTGCGGCGCTGGTGCCCTCGGCCGGCCGGAACGACCCGTGCCCGTGCGGGTCCGGACGCAAGTTCAAGAAGTGCTGCGGCGCGGGTGGCGGTGCGGCGGCCGTCTCGGGTCTGGCCGCCCGGGTGCCCCTGGTGCTGCAGCGCTTGGGCCACTTCGCCCTCGGCCCGGACGGGCACCCGGTGCGCGTCGGGTTGGCGCTCTCGGCCTCGGACGGGCACGACGACGTGCTGGGCGCGATGGAGCGGTTCCTGTTCGACCCGTTCCTCGTCGACGTCGCTCTGCACGAGGGCGGGCTGGGGGATGCGTACCTGGCCCAGCGGGGGGTGCTGCTGGAGGCCGATGAGGTGGCGCTGATCGAGGTCATGCTGGTCGAGCCTCGCCGGGTGTGGGAGATCGTCGAGGTCGTGGTCGACGAGTCGTTGACGCTGCGTGACACCGGGTCGGGGGACGTGGTGGTCGTGCGGGAGCGGGCGGGCACACGTGGTCGAGAGGTGGGCGAGCTGCTGTTGGCCCGGGTGGCGGAGGTCGCGGGCGGGCGGATGATGTTCGGTGTCCCGGTGGTCGTCCCGCTGCGCGAGCGGGAGCGGGTGCTGGCGGTGCTCGACGAGTGGGTCGACGCGGACGGGCTCGCGTCGTGGTTCGGATCGCTGTTCCTCCCGCCCCGCCTCCAGACGCGTGAGGGAGAGGAGCTGGTCCTTCGCCTCACGGTCTGCGAGCTGGTGGGCGATGTCGCCTCGGAGGTGGTCGAGGCCGCGCTCGACGACGCCTTCGAGCGGGCCGGCGAGGAGCCGTTCTGGCGGGAGATGGCCACCGTCGACGGCGGCGACCGGATCGTGCGCGGCACGGTCCGCATGGAGGAGGGGGTGCTCGTCGTCGAGTCGACCTCGGTGGAACGCCAGGAGCGGATCCTCGCCACGCTGGACGGGGTGTTCGACTACGTCGTCGTCGAGGACGAGGAGGCAGATCTCCGGGACGCCCCGCCCGATCGTGACGTGTCGCCGGGGCCGGCGTGGGACGAGCTACCCGCGGAGGTCCAGGAGGTGGTCGCGGCACAGATGGCGGAGTACGAGGAGCGGTGGGTCGACGAGCCGGTGCCGGCGCTCGGGGGCCTGACGCCGCGCGAGGCGCTCGACGACCCCACCCGACGAGAGGACCTGATCGCCCTTCTGCGCGAGATGCGGGCGATGCGACCGCCGGATGGTGCCGTCGGGATGTCGGCCGACCGGATCGAGGGCTTGCTCGGCATCGACGAGTAG
- a CDS encoding type II toxin-antitoxin system Phd/YefM family antitoxin: MDVAIRELKAKLSAYVQRAAAGERITVTDRGKPVAVLGPPIGQVDLDAAAAAGWLTPATSEGLGPVRRHRAVRSVLEVLDEDRSE; the protein is encoded by the coding sequence ATGGACGTGGCGATCAGGGAGCTGAAGGCCAAGCTGTCGGCGTACGTGCAGCGGGCCGCGGCGGGGGAGCGGATCACGGTCACCGACCGGGGGAAGCCGGTCGCGGTGCTGGGCCCGCCGATCGGTCAGGTGGATCTGGATGCGGCGGCGGCCGCCGGGTGGCTCACGCCGGCGACGTCGGAGGGGCTGGGACCGGTGCGCCGACACCGGGCCGTGCGTTCGGTGCTCGAGGTGCTGGACGAGGACCGCAGCGAGTGA
- a CDS encoding type II toxin-antitoxin system VapC family toxin: MTLYADTSALLKRYVDEADSDLAVELLTSDRQLITGRHTVVEVRRNLARLLEPTAVTDARAAFAADLTAVSIVELDAATCELAATIAEQTGVRTLDALHLGAASRVGTAISFLTFDVRQAQAARALGFSVVGA; this comes from the coding sequence GTGACGCTCTATGCCGACACCAGCGCCTTGCTGAAGCGGTACGTCGACGAGGCGGACTCGGACCTGGCGGTCGAGCTGCTCACGAGCGATCGCCAGCTGATCACCGGTCGCCACACGGTGGTCGAGGTGCGGCGGAACCTGGCGCGACTGCTCGAGCCGACCGCGGTCACCGACGCCCGTGCCGCGTTCGCCGCCGATCTGACGGCGGTGTCGATCGTCGAGCTCGATGCCGCGACCTGCGAGCTGGCGGCCACGATCGCCGAGCAGACCGGCGTGCGGACGCTGGATGCGCTGCACCTGGGGGCTGCGAGCAGGGTGGGGACTGCGATCTCGTTCCTGACCTTCGACGTGCGTCAGGCTCAGGCGGCCCGGGCGCTCGGGTTCTCGGTGGTGGGCGCCTGA
- a CDS encoding acyl-CoA thioesterase domain-containing protein, producing the protein MTATPAAVTTSVGDRPAPSLGALLAAPPTDRLQTRPDLHGFGGLHGGFALARLTASMRAHATTGEVRSVTARFHRTLRDDATVDTAVVHSGRSTTTVAARAATDAGPAVDAVALFGAPRRNPWTAVAPVAPEAPPPDDLGVFAVPTELVPIAAHIEVRPVSAALPYTGGTDPELVAWLRLLGDDAPPDLHRLLVLADALAPSYAAVMSAPDPVPTVELTVRPSPGLAGAHSPWVLVRATTRAAHDDGWVDEVIDVWGADGTHLAGAHQLRVVTSAS; encoded by the coding sequence ATGACCGCGACCCCGGCCGCCGTCACGACGTCCGTCGGCGACCGGCCCGCGCCCTCGCTCGGCGCCCTGCTCGCCGCCCCGCCGACCGACCGGCTCCAGACCCGCCCGGACCTCCACGGGTTCGGCGGCCTCCACGGCGGGTTCGCCCTCGCCCGGCTCACGGCGTCGATGCGGGCGCACGCCACGACGGGCGAGGTCCGCAGCGTCACCGCCCGCTTCCACCGCACGCTGCGGGACGACGCCACCGTCGACACCGCCGTCGTCCACAGCGGCCGCTCCACCACCACCGTCGCCGCCCGCGCCGCGACCGACGCCGGACCGGCCGTCGACGCCGTCGCCCTCTTCGGCGCACCCCGCCGCAACCCGTGGACCGCGGTCGCGCCAGTCGCCCCCGAGGCGCCGCCGCCCGACGACCTTGGCGTGTTCGCCGTCCCCACCGAGCTCGTCCCCATCGCCGCCCACATCGAGGTCCGCCCCGTCAGCGCCGCCCTCCCCTACACCGGCGGCACCGACCCCGAGCTCGTCGCCTGGCTCCGACTCCTCGGCGACGACGCACCGCCCGACCTGCACCGCCTCCTCGTCCTTGCCGACGCCCTCGCCCCCTCCTACGCCGCGGTCATGTCCGCACCCGACCCGGTGCCCACCGTCGAGCTCACCGTCCGGCCGAGCCCCGGCCTGGCCGGCGCCCACTCCCCGTGGGTGCTCGTGCGGGCCACCACCCGCGCCGCCCACGACGACGGCTGGGTCGACGAGGTCATCGACGTCTGGGGCGCCGACGGCACCCACCTCGCCGGTGCCCACCAGCTGCGGGTCGTGACCTCGGCATCGTGA